A segment of the Yersinia rochesterensis genome:
AAGGCAGGTGAACGGTTCATTTTGACCGCGCGAGTAAAGGAGAAAATCACGTCATCCGCTTTCACCGGATTACCGGATGAGAATACCGCGTCTGGACGCAATTTCACTGTGAGAGTTTTGGCGGCGGCATCACCCTGCCAACTTTCAGCAAGAATAGGCACGACTTTTGCCGGATTATCACGATCGGCTTGCACCAGGCGTTGATAGAGACTTGGCACGGTCTGAATACTGGAGAGTTCATTACTTTCAGCTGGATCAAGGCTAACAATATCATCCAGGGATTGCACGACAACCAGCGTATCTGGTGGCGTTGCTGCAAAGGCACTGCCAGATAGTGCTGTCAAAACCAATAATGACAGAATTTTAGCTTTCATTGAGACTCCCTGAAATGGATCATGACCATCGATATATAAGTATGGATAGCGGGTGGAAATTATAAACATTGCGCGGAACTTATTGTTTTTAAAACTATTTCATCGCATTTTCTCACGATAATAGCTTTGCTGTCTGTGGTCAAAGTCTCAACAGTTATTTGTTATAACAATTAGTGATAAAAAAACTTTACAAAAAAGTAATGATTCTGAGGTGATTCAAACCTGTGGTCGGTATGAATAAATGTCAGAGACTTCTCACTCAATAAAGAATGAAATGGTTATAATGAAACGTCATTTCATTTAATTTATAAGAAAGGGAATAGCATGATCACCGGAAACATTCATCATTTGGAATTAGTACCTTATTTACCTGCGCAATTAAAAGAAGCTATTGAATATGTGAAAAGCCACATCACCGCAGAAACCCCATTGGGCAAACTCGATATTGATGGCAATAATATGTTTGTATTGATTTCCAATGACTGCACCGACTATTTGGAAAATCGCCGAGCGGAATATCATGCTAAATACTTGGATATTCAAATCATCCTAGAGGGTGTCGAGGGGATGACTTTCAGTAGCTTACCTGCTGGCAAACCTGATACCGACTGGTTAGCAGATAAAGATATCGCCTTTTTACCGGCGGGGGTTGATGAGAAGCAGTTTGTGATGAAAACCGGTGATTTCGTGGTGTTTTACCCAGGGGAAGTGCATAAGCCATTATGTGCGGTGGGCGAACCGGCAAATGTGCGTAAAGCAGTAGTGAAGATATCTGTAAAATAAGCTATTTCACTTGCCAACTTGAGCTTCGGGCAGTGCTCGCCGCCGTCACATACTCCGTGTATGCTCCGTTGGCTGCGCGCTGTCCGCACTCAATCTGTCTGCGCCAATAACGCTTATTGATTAGGTGTGAAAATAATCAAAAGCCGGCACTTCGGATGGCCGGCCCTGTTATGTTTAGTGTTGACCCAATGTCGCAACCATCACGGCTTTGATGGTGTGCAGGCGGTTTTCTGCTTGATCAAACACAATACTATGTGTGGATTCAAACACTTCGTTGGTGACTTCCATGCCGCCCGGTAAGTCATAAAGCTCCGCCATTTGTTTGCCGACGGTGGTTTGGTCATCGTGGAATGCGGGCAAGCAGTGCAGGAATTTAACCTGCGGATTGCCGGTCAGTTTCACTACATCCATATTGATTTGATAAGGTTTCAAGAGAGCAACACGCTCTTGCCACACTTCTTTCGGTTCGCCCATTGAGACCCAAACATCGGTATACAGGAAGTCGGCACCTTTTACACCTTCGGCAATATTTTCTGTCAGTGTGATTTTACCGCCGGTCTTTTTGGCCTGCGCCTGACAAGCCGCCACCAGTTCGGCCTCCGGCCAGCATGCTTTTGGTGCCACTAACCGCAAATCCATCCCGACCAGTGCAGCAGCTTCCAACATAGTGTTACCCATGTTGTTGCGGGCATCACCCAAGTAGGCAAATGTCATTTCACTCAATGGCTTACCCGGTAAGTGTTCCTGCATGGTCAGCAAGTCGGCCAGTAATTGAGTTGGGTGAAATTCATTTGTCAGGCCATTCCATACCGGTACGCCCGCAAATTCTGCCAGTGTTTCAACCACTTTTTGGCCGTGACCACGATACTGAATGCCGTCATACATGCGGCCTAATACTCGGGCAGTATCTTTAATTGATTCTTTATGCCCAATTTGGCTTCCTCCTGGGCCGAGGTAAGTCACGCGCGCACCTTGATCATATGCGGCAACTTCGAAAGAGCATCGAGTACGAGTCGAGTCTTTTTCGAAGATGAGCGCGATATTCTTACCTACCAGTTTTTGTTGCTCACAGCCGGATTTCTTGGCTTTCTTCAGCTCAACAGCCAAATCGAGCAGAGCTATAATCTCGGTGGGAGTAAAATCTAATAACCTTAGAAAGTGACGTTTATAGAACTGACTTATCGTGTTCATCTTTTTCATCCTGAAGGGTTAAACTGAATTTAAATTCAATTTATACGGATAAATATTCAAATACAACCCTAATCAATAAATCTTTCTCGTTTATAGTGGAGGCAATAGCGTGGGTGTGGGAAAATAGCGCCATACTAAGCCCATTGACTGAGGATAAAGGCATGGCAAACCGCGAAATGCTTGACGAACAACGTGACGAAACCCGCCTGATCATCGAAGAACTGCTGGACGATGGCAGCGATCCAGATGCGCTGTACACCATTGAGCACCATCTTTCTGCGGAGAAATTCGAAGTTCTGGAGAAAGCGGCTGTTGAAGCATTCAAGCTGGGTTATGAAGTGACAGATGCTGAAGAGCTGGAAATAGAAGACGGCTCAATGGTGATGTGCTGTGATGTGATTAGCGAAGTTGCTCTAAATGCTGAAATTATTGATGCGCAGGTTGAACAGCTGATTGCTTTGGCTGAAACCTGTGGCGTGAATTACGACGGTTGGGGCACTTACTACGAAGATCCAAACGCAGAAGATGATGAAGACGGCGAGTTCGACGACGAAGAGTCGGTGGATGAGGATGACGACGGCAAGCGCCATTAATTCCCCGTCGTCCTTGACGCTATAGCGGTGTTAGCGGCACTCACTCACCCGAATCACTGACTTGTGTCAGCTCATCGGGATTTGCTTGTTTGCTGCCTTGCTATAGCGCCAATGACTTTGGGTCATGTGAAGCTATAGGTTTCCGCTAATTATTCAGGGCGCTTGATACGCCCTGAATTATCATAACGTTTTCAACATCGTGACTTCGCAATCAACATGACCGGTGTTTCCCATCGGGCCATTAATATGCTCAAAACCCAATCTTTCATATAAGCCGACAGCACTGGTCAGGCTCGCTGTCGTTTCCAGATAACAGTGACTAAAACCCTGCTGGCGGGCAAACTCAAGTGCTTGTAATGCCAATTGTTTTGCCAACCCTTGACCACGTAATATCGGCAGAAAATACATTTTCTGCAACTCACAAAGGGAAGCTTCGCCACCAGACAACGGTGCCACGCCACCGCCGCCCGCAATATTTCCATCCACTTCAATCACCCAGTAAGCACTGCGTGGCTGGCTGTACAGCTCATACAAGTGATCCAAATTAGGATCGGACACGGTATAGCCTTTGTCGGCGGTTAAGCCGAACTCAGCCGAAACGTCGCGGATGACATTAGCGATAGCGAGATTGTCTGCGGCGAGGATGGGGCGCACCAACAGGCGGATAGGTGTGGCTGTGGTCATGCTCTATAAACCCAAAGGTAATAACTTAGTTATAATCTGTAATACCATCTATACCCGCCATACTTCAAGTTGTATGTGCGTTGGCCGCCTTCCGACAACTCGAATTAAATGCAATGGCAAAAAAAAACTGGGGGCCAAATTATTATGGCCCCCAGTGAGTGCTTACTTCATGTCAGATTGAATTACAGTGCGGCGATAGTCGCCTGTTGTTCAATTAACTTCTGCTTAGCTTCGGCACAGGCCGCCATTCTTTCGCGCTCTTTGGCAACCACGGCTTCTGGCGCGCGCGCCACAAATCCTTCATTACTCAATTTACTTTCGATGCGTTCAATCTCGGCTTCCAGCTTCGCTACTTCTTTTGCCAGCCTCTCCAGTTCGGTGGCCTTATCAATCAGGCCAGCCATTGGGATCAACACCTCTGCACCTTCAACCAATTTGGTCACAGATATCGGGCCTTTATCACCGTCAGCTAACAGAGTGAGAGAAGACAAACGGGCTAGCGACTGGATGAAACTCTGGTTTTCCAGCACACGGCGTTGAGCTTCAGCATTGGCTCCGCGCAGCATCACTTCCAGCGGTTTACCTGGCGCAATATTCATTTCTGCCCGGATATTACGCACCGCAATAATGGTTTGCTTGATCCATTCCAAATCGCTCAGGGCTTTTTCATCCACCTGACTGGCATCATATTCTGGGAAAGGCTGCAACATAATAGTGTCCGCAGTAATGCCTTTCAGGGTTTTAACCCGCTGCCAGATAGTCTCTGTGATGTAAGGAATGATAGGGTGCGCTAAACGCAGCAATGCTTCCAGAACTTCAATCAGAGTATGACGAGTCCCGCGTAATTCAGCTTCAGAACCGCTGTTCATCACCGGCTTGGTCAGTTCCAAATACCAGTCACAGAACTGGTTCCAGGTAAATTCATACAGAATACCGGCCGCCAAATCGAAGCGGTAAGTGTCCATTGCTTCGCGGTAGGCTTTGATAGTCTGATTGAATTCGGCCAGAATCCAGCGGTCAGCCAGTGACAACACCATCTCGCCGCCATTCTGCCCGCAATCTTGCCCTTCGGTGTTCATCAGCACGAAACGGCTGGCGTTCCACAGCTTGTTACAGAAGTTGCGATAACCTTCCAGGCGCTTCATATCCCAGTTGATATCACGGCCAGTCGAGGCCAAAGCGGCCAGCGTAAAGCGCAGGGCGTCAGTACCGTGCGGCTCAATGCCGTTCGGGAACTGCTTCTCGGTGCGCTTGCGGATTTTGTCTGCCAATTGCGGCTGCATCATGTTACCGGTACGTTTTTCCAGCAACTCTTCCAGCGAGATACCGTCAACCATATCCAGTGGGTCGATAACGTTACCCTTCGACTTGGACATTTTCTGCCCTTCGTCATCGCGGATAAGGCCGGTCATATACACGGTTTTAAACGGCACCTGCGGCTTACCATTTTCATCTTTCATAAAGTGCATGGTCAGCATGATCATGCGGGCAATCCAGAAGAAAATAATGTCGAAGCCACTGACCACAACACTGGTCGGGTGGAAAGTTTTCAGTGCTTCAGTTTGCTCTGGCCAGCCCAGTGTGGAGAAAGTCCACAGGCCAGATGAGAACCAGGTATCCAGCACATCTTCATCCTGACGCAAGGCCACATCGGCGCCCAGATTATTTTCGCGGCGCACTTCGGCTTCATCGCGGCCGACATACACTTTACCCTGCTCGTCATACCAGGCCGGAATGCGGTGACCCCACCACAATTGGCGGGAAATGCACCAATCCTGAATGTCGCGCATCCATGAGTAATACATGTTTTCGTACTGTTTCGGTACGAATTGGATCTCGCCGTTTTCAACCGCTTCGATGGCCACTTTAGCCAATGGCGCGGTGCGAACATACCATTGGTCAGTCAGCATCGGCTCGATAACTACGCCGCCACGGTCGCCATAAGGTACGGTCAGGTCATGGGCTTTAACTTCTTCCAGCAGGCCGAGTTTATCGAATTCAGCCACTACAGCTTTACGGGCAGCAAAGCGCTCAAGACCTTGGAACTGTTCTGGAATTGCGCCGCTGCAAGCATCGGACGCTTCGCCATTAGTATCAAACACTTCGGCTTCTGAACGGATATCGCCGTCAAACGTCAGAATGTTGATCATCGGCAGCGCGTGGCGCTTACCCACTTCATAGTCATTAAAGTCGTGCGCTGGCGTGATTTTCACACAGCCGGTGCCTTTTTCCATATCGGCGTGTTCATCACCGAGGATCGGAATGCGGCGGCCCACCAGTGGCAGAATCACTTCTTTACCAATCAGATCTTTATAACGCGGATCTTCTGGATTTACCGCCACGCCGGTATCACCCAGCACCGTTTCCGGACGGGTGGTGGCGACCACCAGATAATCTTTGCCTTCGGCTGTTTTGGCACCATCGGCCAGCGGATAACGCAGATGCCACATAGAGCCTTTGGATTCGCGGTTTTCCACTTCCAAATCAGAAATAGCGGTGCGCAGTTTCGGATCCCAGTTCACCAGACGTTTGCCACGGTAAATCAGATCTTCTTTATGTAGGCGAACAAACACTTCTTTAACGGCATTGGACAGGCCATCATCCATGGTGAAACGCTCGCGTTCCCAATCCACAGAGTTGCCCAGACGGCGCATTTGGCGAGTAATGGTGCCGCCAGATTCGCCTTTCCACTGCCAAATTTTGTCGATAAATGCTTCACGGCCATAATCGTGGCGAGTTTTGCCTTCTTCAGCCGCAATTTTGCGCTCAACCACCATTTGGGTCGCGATACCGGCATGGTCGGTTCCGGCTTGCCACAAGGTGTTTTTGCCCTGCATGCGCTGGTAGCGAATCAAGGTATCCATGATGGTTTGTTGGAACGCATGACCCATGTGCAGGCTACCGGTCACATTCGGTGGCGGGATCATGATGCAGTAACTTTCTTTGCTGGTATCGCCGTTCGGCTTGAAATAACCCTGTTTTTCCCAGTGTTCATACAGCGGCTGTTCGATTTCCTGCGGGCTGTATGTTTTATCGAGGGACGGCTCAGTTTTGTCGGTATTAGAAGGTGTGTTTTCCATTTTCTTTTTATTTCAATTAGTTGGCGGCGTTGCCGTGGTCAAGTGGAAGCCGACGCTGCGATAAGACTTATATCGGTCGCGCGCCAACTGTTTTAAATTTTCTTCGTAAGGCACGAAGTCTACCACTTCATGGAAAGCGGTGGCAAAACCTGCGAACTCTGGCAGTAGGCTAATCAGGAGGTCGCGAGGAGAATTTCCACGTCGTTCCGGCCACGCCAGTTCGACTGGCGCACCATACTTTGGCCCTTCACCGGCTAGATTATGGGGCACAAATTGCTCAGGTGCCCGTTGCCACAGGGCTTCATCTAGCCGCTGGGCTTGTTCCTGACTTTCACAGGCGATCAACACCCGTTTGCCCGCCCGCCAACGTTCAGCCGCAACCTCGCAGGCCAATGCTTCATGAGCACGTAGCTCACCCGCGGGCGTGTCGTGTTCAAGCAGATAAAAGGTGGCGTTCTTCATAGGTTCTCAGCACCCTTCGTCCTTGACGCCGCAGGGGTGTTGGCTGCACTCACTCACCCGAATCACTTACTGATGTAAGCTCATCGGGATGAGTTCGTTTGCCGCCTACCTGCAACCCCAATTACTTTGGGTGTATATCAAATGGAATACATCAAACGATTAATCGTCGCCGTTTAGCCCTGCGCGGTTAAGCAAGAACTGGGATAGCAACGCGACCGGCCGGCCGGTTGCACCTTTGTTTTTGCCCGAACGCCATGCCGTACCCGCGATATCCAGGTGCGCCCAGCTATATTTACGAGTAAAGCGCGACAAGAAACAGCCCGCGGTAATGGCACCACCAGCACGGCCACCAATATTCGCCATGTCGGCAAAATTGGAATCCAACTGCTCATAGAACTCATCACCCAGCGGCAAGCGCCATGCACGGTCACCGGCCTGTTCAGACGCCCCAATCAGCTCGTGAGCCAGTGGATTGTGATTCGACATCAAACCGGTGATGTGATGGCCCAATGCCACAACGCAAGCACCGGTCAATGTCGCGATATCAATCACCAGTTCTGGATCGAAACGCTCGACATAGGTCAATGCATCACACAGCACCAGGCGGCCTTCGGCATCGGTATTCAACACTTCAACTGTCTGGCCAGACATGGTGGTGAGGATATCACCAGGGCGATAAGCACGGCCACCTGGCATGTTTTCACAGCCCGCCAGCACACCAATGACATTCAATGGCAATTGCAGCTCAGCCACCACGCGCATCACGCCATAGACAGTTGCAGCGCCGCACATGTCGTATTTCATCTCGTCCATACCTTCGGCCGGCTTAATCGAAATACCGCCGGAGTCGAAGGTCAACCCTTTGCCCACCAGCACAATTGGCTTAGCGTCCGGGTTTGGATTACCCTTATATTCTATCACTGACATCAATGATTCATTCTGCGAACCATGGCCAACAGCGAGATAAGAGTGCATTCCCAGCTCTTTCATTTGCTGCTCACCAATCACGCGGGTGATGATATTGGTGCTGAATGCATCGGCCAACTGGCGCGCTTGCGAGGCCAGATAGGCGGCATTACAAATATTGGGTGGCATATTACCCAAATCTTTAGCCGCTTTAATGCCGGATGCCACTGCCAGACCATGCTGGATAGCGCGCTCACCGCTGGTTAGTTCGCGGCGGGTTGGCACATTGAACACCATTTTGCGCAATGGGCGACGAGGCTCGATTTTATTACTTTTAAGCTGATCAAAGGTATAAAGCGTCTCTTTCGCTGTTTCTACCGCTTGGCGCACTTTCCAGTAAGTATTGCGGCCTTTAACATGCAGCTCAGTTAGGAAGCAAACAGCCTCCATTGAGCCGGTGTCATTAAGGGTATTGATGGTCTTCTGGATCACTTGCTTGTACTGGCGCTCATCAAGCTCACGCTCTTTGCCACAGCCAATTAACAAGATGCGCTCGGAGAGAATATTCGGCACATGGTGCAGTAATAGCGTCTGCCCGACTTTGCCTTCAAGTTCACCACGGCGCAGTAAAGCGCTGATGTAGCCATCACTAATTTTGTCGAGTTGTTCGGCAATGGGAGATAGACGGCGGGGTTCGAAAACGCCGACTACAATACAGGCACTGCGCTGTTTTTCCGGGCTGCCGCTCTTTACACTGAACTCCATGCACTCTCCTGAATCTTAAAGACAAAGGCGGGAGCTACCGCTAGAATGTAGCACTCCGCAACGATCTCTCTCCGTTGTGTTAACGACGTGTGTTAACCTTAACGGCATAAGTTGTTTTGTTTTGGCGACTATAAGCATGTTCCTATAGGACACCTAAACGCTAGATGTTGTAATACTATTTTAGCTGTGAAGGTTGCCATATGATGAGAATAAATGGCGGATTAACGATGAAACTATCGATTTTCCTGCAAAAAGACAAGTTTTCACAGGCGTATTAGCGTGATCATCATTAGATATCTGGTACGGGAAACACTTAAGAGCCAAATTGCGATTCTGTTCATCCTGCTATTAATCTTCTTTAGCCAGAAGTTAGTACGGATATTGGGCGCTGCGGTCGACGGTGAAATCCCAACAAACTTGGTTTTATCCCTTTTAGGGCTCGGTGTGCCTGAAATGGCACAACTTATCCTGCCATTAAGCTTATTCCTTGGCTTATTGATGACGCTAGGTAAATTGTACACGGAGAGTGAAATCACCG
Coding sequences within it:
- a CDS encoding YhcH/YjgK/YiaL family protein, which translates into the protein MITGNIHHLELVPYLPAQLKEAIEYVKSHITAETPLGKLDIDGNNMFVLISNDCTDYLENRRAEYHAKYLDIQIILEGVEGMTFSSLPAGKPDTDWLADKDIAFLPAGVDEKQFVMKTGDFVVFYPGEVHKPLCAVGEPANVRKAVVKISVK
- the argF gene encoding ornithine carbamoyltransferase, encoding MNTISQFYKRHFLRLLDFTPTEIIALLDLAVELKKAKKSGCEQQKLVGKNIALIFEKDSTRTRCSFEVAAYDQGARVTYLGPGGSQIGHKESIKDTARVLGRMYDGIQYRGHGQKVVETLAEFAGVPVWNGLTNEFHPTQLLADLLTMQEHLPGKPLSEMTFAYLGDARNNMGNTMLEAAALVGMDLRLVAPKACWPEAELVAACQAQAKKTGGKITLTENIAEGVKGADFLYTDVWVSMGEPKEVWQERVALLKPYQINMDVVKLTGNPQVKFLHCLPAFHDDQTTVGKQMAELYDLPGGMEVTNEVFESTHSIVFDQAENRLHTIKAVMVATLGQH
- the rraB gene encoding ribonuclease E inhibitor RraB, translating into MANREMLDEQRDETRLIIEELLDDGSDPDALYTIEHHLSAEKFEVLEKAAVEAFKLGYEVTDAEELEIEDGSMVMCCDVISEVALNAEIIDAQVEQLIALAETCGVNYDGWGTYYEDPNAEDDEDGEFDDEESVDEDDDGKRH
- a CDS encoding GNAT family N-acetyltransferase, whose protein sequence is MTTATPIRLLVRPILAADNLAIANVIRDVSAEFGLTADKGYTVSDPNLDHLYELYSQPRSAYWVIEVDGNIAGGGGVAPLSGGEASLCELQKMYFLPILRGQGLAKQLALQALEFARQQGFSHCYLETTASLTSAVGLYERLGFEHINGPMGNTGHVDCEVTMLKTL
- a CDS encoding valine--tRNA ligase; translated protein: MENTPSNTDKTEPSLDKTYSPQEIEQPLYEHWEKQGYFKPNGDTSKESYCIMIPPPNVTGSLHMGHAFQQTIMDTLIRYQRMQGKNTLWQAGTDHAGIATQMVVERKIAAEEGKTRHDYGREAFIDKIWQWKGESGGTITRQMRRLGNSVDWERERFTMDDGLSNAVKEVFVRLHKEDLIYRGKRLVNWDPKLRTAISDLEVENRESKGSMWHLRYPLADGAKTAEGKDYLVVATTRPETVLGDTGVAVNPEDPRYKDLIGKEVILPLVGRRIPILGDEHADMEKGTGCVKITPAHDFNDYEVGKRHALPMINILTFDGDIRSEAEVFDTNGEASDACSGAIPEQFQGLERFAARKAVVAEFDKLGLLEEVKAHDLTVPYGDRGGVVIEPMLTDQWYVRTAPLAKVAIEAVENGEIQFVPKQYENMYYSWMRDIQDWCISRQLWWGHRIPAWYDEQGKVYVGRDEAEVRRENNLGADVALRQDEDVLDTWFSSGLWTFSTLGWPEQTEALKTFHPTSVVVSGFDIIFFWIARMIMLTMHFMKDENGKPQVPFKTVYMTGLIRDDEGQKMSKSKGNVIDPLDMVDGISLEELLEKRTGNMMQPQLADKIRKRTEKQFPNGIEPHGTDALRFTLAALASTGRDINWDMKRLEGYRNFCNKLWNASRFVLMNTEGQDCGQNGGEMVLSLADRWILAEFNQTIKAYREAMDTYRFDLAAGILYEFTWNQFCDWYLELTKPVMNSGSEAELRGTRHTLIEVLEALLRLAHPIIPYITETIWQRVKTLKGITADTIMLQPFPEYDASQVDEKALSDLEWIKQTIIAVRNIRAEMNIAPGKPLEVMLRGANAEAQRRVLENQSFIQSLARLSSLTLLADGDKGPISVTKLVEGAEVLIPMAGLIDKATELERLAKEVAKLEAEIERIESKLSNEGFVARAPEAVVAKERERMAACAEAKQKLIEQQATIAAL
- a CDS encoding DNA polymerase III subunit chi, translating into MKNATFYLLEHDTPAGELRAHEALACEVAAERWRAGKRVLIACESQEQAQRLDEALWQRAPEQFVPHNLAGEGPKYGAPVELAWPERRGNSPRDLLISLLPEFAGFATAFHEVVDFVPYEENLKQLARDRYKSYRSVGFHLTTATPPTN
- the pepA gene encoding leucyl aminopeptidase, coding for MEFSVKSGSPEKQRSACIVVGVFEPRRLSPIAEQLDKISDGYISALLRRGELEGKVGQTLLLHHVPNILSERILLIGCGKERELDERQYKQVIQKTINTLNDTGSMEAVCFLTELHVKGRNTYWKVRQAVETAKETLYTFDQLKSNKIEPRRPLRKMVFNVPTRRELTSGERAIQHGLAVASGIKAAKDLGNMPPNICNAAYLASQARQLADAFSTNIITRVIGEQQMKELGMHSYLAVGHGSQNESLMSVIEYKGNPNPDAKPIVLVGKGLTFDSGGISIKPAEGMDEMKYDMCGAATVYGVMRVVAELQLPLNVIGVLAGCENMPGGRAYRPGDILTTMSGQTVEVLNTDAEGRLVLCDALTYVERFDPELVIDIATLTGACVVALGHHITGLMSNHNPLAHELIGASEQAGDRAWRLPLGDEFYEQLDSNFADMANIGGRAGGAITAGCFLSRFTRKYSWAHLDIAGTAWRSGKNKGATGRPVALLSQFLLNRAGLNGDD